The following is a genomic window from Bacillota bacterium.
CGCGGGTACTGCGATCCCGGTAACCGGCTTTGCCAATTCCATGGCATCTGCCGCTTTGGAGCACCGCACCGAAGGCTATGTATTGGGTGTCGGCAGCAATATGTTTAAACTGGCCGGCTCTGTTATCGTGTTCGGAGTATTCTCTGCTTTTATTATAGCATTGATCCGCACCCTTGCAGTAATGATCGGAGGTGCATAGCTGTGAAAGTCGGAAAGCAGACTTGGTTGTTTGATAATCGGCCTACCATCCTTGCTTCCGCTGCTGTCGGCGGACCCCGGGAAGCCCGCGGACCTTTAGCGGAAGATTTTGATCTGCTCCATGACGATCTGCTCTTCGGCGAAAAAAGCTTCGAAAAAGCAGAGCGGAAGCTCCTGGAAGAAGCCTGTGAGCTGGCAATTAAGAAAGCAAACTTAAGACAGGAAGATATTGAATTTATGCTGGCAGGCGATCTATCCAACCAGATTATCAGCTCCACTTTTACCAGCCGCGGGCTGGCCATTCCTTATCTGGGATTATTCGGAGCCTGCTCAACATCGATGGAGAGCTTAGCCCTAGGAGCTCTTATTGTCGACACCAGATTTGGCAGTAATGTGCTCTGCGGCACCGCCAGCCACTACGCCGCTGTCGAAAAGCAGTACCGCTATCCAACTGAATACGGGTCACAAAAGCCTGATACCGCCCAGTGGACAGTTACCGGCGCTGGAGCTGCCATCCTTGGGCAGACAGCAGCTGGACCGCAGATTGTCGCTGCTACTATCGGCAAAGTGATCGACATGGGGCTAAAGGATCCTTTCAATATGGGCGCGGCTATGGCTCCTGCCGCTGTCGATACAATCAGCGCCCATTGCCAAGATCTCAACATCTCTCCGGATGAATATGATCTGATTGCCACCGGTGACTTAGGCCGCTACGGCCACGAACTAACGCTGGAACTGTTTCCGAAGTATCATATCGACATGCCTAAAGAAAAATATGCTGACTGCGGCATGATGATTTATCACGAACACCAGCCCATGCTGTTTGCCGGGGCAAGCGGCACAGCCTGCTCCGCAGCAGTAACCTATGGCCATATTCTCAACCGCATGCGCAAAGGGGAACTTAAAAAAGTGCTGATTGTTGCTACTGGGGCGCTGCTTTCCCCCATGTCCTATCAGCAAAAAGAAAGTATTCCCTGCATAGCTCATGCCGTTGCCATTGAATACACAGAACAGGAGTGATTCTGGTTATGGAGATTTATTTTTGGGCTTTTGTAGTAGGCGGACTGATATGTGTCATCGGCCAGCTGCTCCTTGATGTCGGCAGATTCACCCCTGCCCATACTGTAACCATCCTAGTTGTTGCCGGCGCAATTCTTTCCGGCTTAGAACTGTATCAGCCTTTAATAGACTTTGCAGGAGCCGGTGCTTCCGTTCCCATAACCAGCTTCGGCAATTCGCTGGTTCAAGGTGCGTTAAGTGAAGCCAAGCAATCGGGATTGGTTGGAATTGTGACCGGAATCTTTGAAGTAACCAGCGCCGGTATTTCCTCGGCAATTGTATTTGCCTTTTTAGCATCGCTTATACTCAGACCGAAAGGATAAGGAGGTATTATCTGCTGTGAAATTTGGATGGACAAGATCTGCCTGCAGAATCGCACTTCTGTTCGTGATTGCACTGCTGCTTGCAGCCTGCGCATCAGGTTCAAAGCAGTCAGGCCCAGCAGCTGACAAGCCCCCGCTGGCAGCAGATCTAGAGCTGGGAGCAGCGGTAGAGCAGCTTGTAAAGGAGCATCAGGCAGTGGACGAGGCGGTCGCTGTGGCGCTGGACAAGCACATTTCAGTAGCCTTAAAAGTGTCCGGTTTTCAAAGACTGAGGCTTAAGCAGATCCGCCGTGAGGTTAATGAAATGATCCAATCAGAAATCCCCTCTGAATATACAGTGCATATTACTACCGATAAACGCCTGATTCGCGATTTGAAAAATATCGCGAAAAATATCAAAGAGAACAACGGCATAGCCCAGCCAAAAATCCGGGATGAATTTGAGAAAATCAACAAAGATATGCACGGATAATCACTGCAGCCCACCATTTACATGATGGGCTGCTGAAAGTCGTTTTAAAACTATTTGCGCTGCCAAACTCTCACCCAGTCAACTTCCATCAAACCAGGCCAAACTGTGGATTCATTAGGATCGCCGCCCCACCCTCCAACAGCAAGATTGAGGATAATATACAAATTGCGCGACTGAGCGATCCACTCCTGATTGGTAAAGGCAGTGCCGATCTGTTCGCCATTAAGGTACCACCGCATATAAGTGGGAGTCCACTCAAATCCATACACGAAAAAGTCTTGGGATAAATCGTCCACTGTAAACTTCTGATAATGAGACCACTTGTTATTCCAGGATGGCCCGTAATGATAATTGATGTGAAGTTCCCGCGGATTGCGGGTCAGAATTTCCATAATATCGACTTCCGGAGGCCAACCATCGCCCAACAGCCAAAACGCTGGCCAAAATCCTGGAGTACCGGGGACTTTGATCGCCGCTTCGATATAGCCATAAGTAAAATGAAACTTGCCGTGAGATGTAATAACTCCTGATGTGTAGTCCAGATATTGGACACCATCATGTTCCACAAATAGAGGCGCATCGGGATGCCGCTCATTCTCGGCCTTAATGGTCAGAATACCATCACTGACAATCACATTCTCCGGCAGCATATAGGCTCTGTGATTATGAGTATGCCCCGTTCCCCACGGATAATTGTAGCTCCACTTAGTCATATCAAGACGATCGCCATCGAAATCATCGAAAAACACCAGCTCCCATTCGCCGGGATGCTCCAAAGTCGGCAGGCCCTGACTTTCGATTCGTTCCTTAATAAGCTGTTTCGCAGCATCCTTAAATACCATGAGATTTTGCTCCTCGGAAGATATTTGAGTTTGAAG
Proteins encoded in this region:
- the spoVAD gene encoding stage V sporulation protein AD — encoded protein: MKVGKQTWLFDNRPTILASAAVGGPREARGPLAEDFDLLHDDLLFGEKSFEKAERKLLEEACELAIKKANLRQEDIEFMLAGDLSNQIISSTFTSRGLAIPYLGLFGACSTSMESLALGALIVDTRFGSNVLCGTASHYAAVEKQYRYPTEYGSQKPDTAQWTVTGAGAAILGQTAAGPQIVAATIGKVIDMGLKDPFNMGAAMAPAAVDTISAHCQDLNISPDEYDLIATGDLGRYGHELTLELFPKYHIDMPKEKYADCGMMIYHEHQPMLFAGASGTACSAAVTYGHILNRMRKGELKKVLIVATGALLSPMSYQQKESIPCIAHAVAIEYTEQE
- the spoVAE gene encoding stage V sporulation protein AE, which produces MEIYFWAFVVGGLICVIGQLLLDVGRFTPAHTVTILVVAGAILSGLELYQPLIDFAGAGASVPITSFGNSLVQGALSEAKQSGLVGIVTGIFEVTSAGISSAIVFAFLASLILRPKG